aaaaccccaggtgtaagagcttgtGGAAGAAGAGCTAATTGTATGGAGCCGAAGATTGGGCTATTAGAGGATTTCTCGGGTCCAAAGCTCCTGAGCTCCAGTCTACATTGTaatgcagatgctagctgatttacTGTTGAATttcatagcctcagtggagaatttCCCCGAGTTTTGCATCTCTgaagaactaagcatttgaataggcctgcatcAGGGTGGAGGGCTAAGTGTACCTGACAACTGAGGACAGAGATGGTTAGGAGGTATTGGGAGCAGAGGTCAAAAGGAGGAGAGATAATAGAGAAATTGGTTGATAAGGTCtagggagatgagagagaaatggcctcctggTCAGGGAAGTATGGTTAGATTACAGCCAGTAAGATACtaaataaaggagagactccagttttgcagcatggaactgagagctctctaaagccTGTGTCTGGGCTTTATCACCGTTGGGGTGCAAGGAATTTTCAAGTCCaggctcccccactcaggccgaacttcgtggcttccatggtttgggactgagacatgctgAGACACAACAACTAATGcatgaagaacaagaaaaattgGTTAGACTGGGACATCCCTAGAGATTTTTTTATAGGAATACCAGAAAATCCCCATCTTCTTTTAAGGAAAGAAGCAATTAAAACTGTGTCTACTCCTATGCCTGTGGGAAGTGCTTCTGATTGAACTCAGAGAGTAATTAATGACAGTGAAATCAGGAGTCATGAAGTTGGGAGAAAAGGTGAGAGTCACTGGGATAGGTGGGAGACTGGTAGTGGTGGAtgtatatgatcaaaatgcattacatcaataaaagaaattatcACATAATCAATTAAACATCATGGAAAAACAGGGCAGGCTGGTTATTCTCAATGTTCACTTGGGTTAATATTACAGGCACGTGTCCTTTTAAGGTGTTTCCATTGATGCATACTATCTATATTCCAGAGACCACATACTTTTGTGTAATGTGTCTTGCATATGTTCTACACAATACCTACACCAATATGTCTGAGATTATCTTATACAAGTTGTAAAAACCTAAAATAATTCTAAAGGGCCAAAATGAGGGTCTTTTAATCAATGGACAAGTGGAGATGTAATGAAACTTTAGAGAGGATTCCCTTTTCTGCATGAAATGTTCTAGTGTTCAATTGGTCTCAGTGAGCATGAAAGACACTCAAATACATGTGTTTTGCATTGTTAATATGCTTCAGTATTATTTATCAGCTAAAGAATAAAATTCAGGAAGCTAGAAAGAACACTTATTGTTCCTACAAAGAATCGAACTTTGTTTCCCAGCATACATCATACATGTCAGAGGGCAGACAGCTGACCTGTCACTCCACctcaaggggatctgatgctatTGGTCTCTGGGCACTTGCATTCATATATGACCACTCCCcaaccccctacacacacacaaacacacacacacacacacacacacacacacacacacacacacacacacacaaatacacacatacatatggatTCACGAActcttaaaattattaaaacgatccttgaaaaataaaatgggttTCAAATGTAGGTTacaatatgatttaaaaattctGGTGGAAGTAACTATGAAGATCAATTTAAAAGTAAGTACTGTCATAGTATTTCTAGATTAAGGTTTTTCCAATATAGTTCAAATAATGCAAAGTCATAATTATTATCCTGTTAGTGGCAATAAAATACATCAAGATATCATTTATTATCAAAGAGCATAAAGTTGGAAGAAATATAAGTGAAAGAGGTGTTGGGTTGATTACTACTTCAATTTCTTTGTTGTTCTATAATTTTCAATAGCATTGACTTTCCTTAATCTGGCACATTCTGACTCACTTGCATCTATAGAATTTTCATATTTGATAGCCAGAAAAGCAAATTTTTCATAGCAAATAAATCTTCTATTAGTTCTGATTGTGTTCATATCCCTTTGTAAGCAGAGTTTGACTATGAGATTGGGATTTAAGGAGCATATTGCTAGAGATGAACTCAACCAAGATGCTTTTCTGGTGTAAATAGGCTTGGCTTTCTAAATGGTACCAAGAGCTAATGAATCTATGTTCATCAAGAAAGAGGGAATGGCAAAACAAAATGCTATTTTGCAACATTAAACGATAAAATATCATCATTGGACACTGAATATAAAGCATGTGAATAAAATGGATTATATCAAGGTATGTGTTATAACCTATtgcccatggaggaatactctgtCAGCACAGAATCAGGGAGGAGGGCCTAAGacctcccccaaattatgtgagagacattgatgatcccccatggcaggcctcaccctccctgggttgTAGATGGTTGGTGGGATAGAGAGGTCGGTGACGgttaggggaggatggaagggagagggtactgtgattgatatataaaatatgatggtttccaaattaaataaataaattttaaaaagaaatacatggtaaaatttgaaataatgtaTCAGTTTAAAAGTTCATGTACTGAAGGCTAAGACTCAAGATGACttcattaataaatgagacctttaGGAGAAATAATTAATAAGTGAAGTAACCTTCAGTGTGGCAGTGTGTGTTCATCTCATAGGAGACAATGAAGCCATTTCCACACCATTAAGGATCAGTGATCACGTACAAGGCTATTAGGGAGTTAGCCTAGACTATTTTGTGTGTTTCCTTCTTCCACTTAATAAGGATTCAGAATTCATACCTGTGAGAACAGTAAGGACTCAGGCATCATGTtggcctgctcctgtcacctggcagaaagcgttcaggcagtaccctggtcagcccaggattccatgactggtagtctgcatgcaggtgaaAAGAACTGCTTTTAAAGAAAGACACcgcgccgggcattggtggcgcacgcctttaatcccagcactcgggaggcagaggcccactcacactcttctctttcccactctctcttctctttcccaatCTCtctcccgctgttcccctggggcagacagaacaTTTCCTATCATATCATGAATaatacttttgaaatatttgccAAACATAATTGCCTTGTTACTCCCGATGTCATGTGTGGAAGACAAAGTGAGATAGGGAATATGATACAATTTTAACTCCTGGATATGTTGCTGAGGATAATGAAACCAGTGCAATCTTGTGAGTGGCTGCTGTAGAAACCAATAGGATAGTATATTTAGATTATACTTCCACTTGAACATGCAATGCTACTTGGGAAACTTGGTATCCATACTTTACGGCCATTCATCCAAACACTGTTAAACCAGTGTAAAATAGCATACTGATCTCTCTGAGCTAgatatatttctttaagtgttcatTTTTTCATTGCTCTACTAACTCCCATTGCACGCTGCCTATTGCTTTCAGATGTCAATGAACCATACATTCTCATGGGTACTAATGTTGTCCAACATGAAAATTCGGGCTTGCCCGTGTCCAAAACTGAGTAccacttattatttaaaacaaaaataaaattatggtgACTGTGCTTCATTGAATGCACATGATTTTTATTAActaaatttattcattaattgttttACCCAagtttctccccttcctcctgccaTTCCCTCACCCAAACCTCCTCTCTGCCATGAGTGTCATCAgagcatggtatatcaagtttgGTAGGACTAACCTCCCCCTCTCATATTAAGGTTTCATAAGGCAACCCTGTATTCGGCTTAGGCTTCCAAAATCCTGTAAAAGCCTCACTGATGAGTTCCATTAATTCTGCTTGGAACCGTACAAAACtcacatgaatttttaaataaatttcattaattttgaatattgaaattcacCTCAAAACATTGTAACTTTCCTGTATTCAGCCAATGTAAATTTGGTGATATCCATTTACACATGTTCCTACAAAATCCCCAAGCACTAGCAAACATGTGTATTTTTCTAATTCATATCAAACTTAATTGACAAAATAATGAATGTTATATTACATTGCATCCTCCCCTCCTAGCTCCAACTCCTCCCACATACCCCTCACCCAGACAAATTAATggtttctttcatatatatatatatatatatatatatatatatatatatgctaataaagCTTGTGAGTTCATTTAGTTTGCTTTGTGTTTAATTTCAGGTCTAAACAGTTTATATTGGATAACTAATTATGGTTGTCATACCTGGGGAagttaattctccctctctcagtcaTTACTTGCTGGCAGTACTCTTCCATGGGATGAGATTTGTTCCCCTTTTGCATAGTATTTGTATTGATATTGCCATTTGTTTGGGTGTCTTTGGGCAGCATTATTGTTGATGCATCATGGGTGTTGCTTTCCTGTCATTTCCTTTGTAAAAATTTTATTAACAGAGGCCATTTAGTACTATTTATAAGTGTGCAATTGCAAAGTTTCATACTTAGAATGAAAAACATATCAATAGACACCCTCCAAAGAAAGTTAGGTTATTACAGGTGTCCCATTTGGAAATGAGCCCTCCAGAGTCACTTCCCTGCACTTACACCAGTTGTAACATCTCTAACAGTCTCTGCTTCAAACAAGAAGCTTCATTATGAGGACTTAGAGGACACACTAATCTAAGGGTGTAGGGGAAAGTATTTATATGTCAGTTGAAATATTTTACTTAGTTGTGGGATTTCGCAAATACTAATATCAATTACTTACATgatatatttaacatattaatgatatttaacatttatttaatcGATATGCTACATGACACTTAATTAAACATCAATTCTTAGTAAAACTTATTAGAGGGTCTGATGTTCTACTTGGTAGAGGGAATCCCAGGACATAATTAGGAATAGAAGTAACAAGTGGAAATTTAGTGAgaacatacaaaataatgtttcAGTAGAACAGGAAATTAGCAATGTCTCTTGACGTATGCTGAATGTAGATGCAGTTGGTAATTATTGTGTGTGATTTACTATCATAACACATGATACAATGATTCAAAATATGGGTTAAGCTAAATTCCCCATATATGCTACTCATTCATCAGTTATTTTTAGATAAGCTATACTGGCAAAGACTTCTGACATAATAGAAAACATCACAATTTTTATCAGTATGTGTAAATTATACAAAAAAGGTCtcttttagaattttatacatacacacaagtgttTTAAGCTACTGTTTAATTCATCTGTCACTTTCTATCAcaaatacatgtgtatgcatatatgtggcttctgtgtatatgagcatgtgtgtatgaaagtagaaaaatatttgaacaatatattcaaacaaaatattttgtgcTCCCATGAAATTTATATTCCACATAAGAAAGATTAATAGGTATTGACAATGTGAATACATAGTCTTCGCTAACAAAACTATTGAGAATGACATTCGAGGGCAGGACACTATAGGCAGTGAGTTGAGCACAACTCAGTCATGAAGGTAGTGAGAGCAGGATTCTTTGACACAATAACATTTGAGCAAAGTCCTGAAAGGaatgagatcctttctcaaaggTCCTGAGGCATGAACATAGTTGTAACAATAAACAGCAAGCAACAATGAGACTGAAGACATGATAAGAGAGAATGCAAATAAACCAATGTAGAAAAGAAATAGCCAGCTCtttcataaaggaaaaaacacattATCTCTCTTTTGTTATAACAGTCTAGACTATTTAGTAATAgataaaaatattgaattttaaatttccattatGTTTGTATGTTCTTTGACAAGGTGTCCTACTGAAAAGTAAAATGTGAACATACTGACCACATGAACGATCATCATCAAGTAGAAGTACTAATCCACAGGAAATGTCAAAAAAGTAcatctttcattaaaatatacaaGAGGAATATTAACACTAATTTAATCATGAATCTTCTGAAACTGTTTCCTGGAATGGCAATAAGGAAATAATTAATATGTagcttttttttcgagacaggctttggaggctggcctggaactagctcttgtagaactaGCTcttgctggtctcgaactcacagagattcacctgcctctgactcctgagtgctggcattaaaggcgtgcgccaccaacacccagctaataTGTAGCTTTTACATTATTATATGCAAAGTAAAAATTGAACTACCAGTAATAAATGCTGATGGATTATATTCTGTGTTgcaaaagtgaaaataaacaaaattgaatGAATTTAAACACACATAAGTATTAAGCAGAATATTTATTATGATTATGGTTTCATGTGATAGTGGAGTGTGTGTAAACCCCACTATATTGACTAAAACCTAGAGAATCAAGAAAGTATACAGTCAATACAATctgattttaatatcctaagaaAGGGAAGAGTGAGCTGGGTAACATAAACTTTGAAGCTCAGAAAGAAGTTCAGATgtcaaagaatgagaaaagatatatGTTCTATATAAAAGAGGGCAAAAAgcaaagagatgaaagagaaaagagaaggggaaaagcaGAGGATGGGGGAAGACAATGGGGAGAAGACAAGGGAAAAGAACTGAAGCACCTACAGAGACATTGAGAGGAATAACAGGTTCTTTATCTGGCTTCTGTTCTTACTATTCAAGAGAGCCTACAATAAATGAGATGCTGTTAACACACATTGATGAGGGCAAATCTTTATAAATTCACTGCAGCTAGTAGAAGATAATTTTTAGAGAAACCCTTTCAGGCACAAAGAAGCAAATCTCCCATATTTACCTGGGTTAATCGGAATCAAGtccaattaaaatattatatcacACTCCAGAGCAGCCAtattaaattaaacaaaattaatcaTGTACATAAGTGTCTTTCTTCTTAAGTTGTCCCATATGCATGTCTTTTGTTCACAAACTTTTCTCTACACTTAAGTACTTTAATTTCAACTTGCTAGGAcaagatgaagaaaaatgaatatattcatCAATATCCTGATTGAAGGTTTATGTAGGCAACCCCTGATGTTTTACACAAAATAATTCAGGTGtttctggaaataaaattttctgtttgtttctttctgtataaGAAATTTTTTCCGGACATGCTCAAAAGGTAGAGTTTATAAGAACCCAGTGACAAAAATAATATCAGATAGAATAAGTCAAAATATAATGAGTCTCTGAAGTGAGAGATAAAAGTCATGAAGAATTTGCCtccaaaactatctttttgaATGCACCCTTCACTTCTTTGTTCCTCAAGCTATAGACCAGAGGGTTCAACATAGGGATAATCATGGTGTAAAACACAGATGCGATCTTATCAGTGTCCATGGAGTGACTGGAGCTGGGTTGCAAGTACATGAATATACTTGTCCCATAGAAAATAGACACTGCAGTGAAGTGTGAGGCACATGTGGATACAGCCTTTTGATATCCAGCACTTGACTTCATCTTTAGGATAGTGACAAAAATGAGTATGTACGATATCCAGATAACTAACAGAGCAAAAAAGATATTGAAGCTCACTACATAAACAAGAACCAAATCACTGACATGTCTATCAGAGCAAGAGAGAACCATAACTGCTGGAAGATCACAAAAAAAGTGATGAACAATATTGGGCCCacagaaagaaagactgaaagTGTCCCCAGTGTGGATGGAGGCATTCAGGAAACCACAGAAATAGGAACCTatagaaagacacacatacacacttctaGTCATAGTGGTAGCATAGTACAGGGGCTTACACACTGCTGTGTATCGATCATAGGCCATTGAGGCCAGGAGATAACTCTCAACAGTAGCAAAGGCTACAAAAAAGAACATCTGAGTAGCACAGTCATTGTAGGAAATGACCTTGTCTCCTATAAGAAGGCCAGTCATGACTGTGGGGGTGACAGCTGAGGaataacaaaaatcaaccaaGGACAGATTGCCTAGGAAAAAGTACATAGGTGTATGAAGTCTTGAGTCCAGCACAATAAGGAGGATCATCCCCAGGTTTCCCACTAAGGTGATGGTGTAGATGAGCAGGAAGGTGATGAAAAGGGGAATCTGTAGTCCTGGTTCATCAGTGAGTCCCAGcaggagaaagtgtgtcacttctGTCCTGTTCTTCATCAATGTCATCTTTCAATCATAAGATGGTCCATAACCATGGGAACAGAGAAACATGATGATGAAGAAAATCATTAGTGAGTATTTTTGCCTTTTGATCAGGAATCTGTACATTGAATTCTCTGGAAAATGAACCTTTACCCAAATCAAATCTAATGTTTTATCTATAGAGAGGGTtttatttaagagattttaaagattattaatgGAGCTCTAcccaattttaattttgtattctgtataGTCATAAGTATATGGGGAccgtttaataataataaaaacaatgtgtgGATCATCTCCAAATTTACCTCTTACAATTTATATCTCACTTTCTCTATTGGTCACTTTTCAAGGAATACTCTAGACAGCCACTTTAGGTGATGACTCTTAATCATCTCAATGATATTACAACTTGTGTTGATGTAAGTTATGGAACACAAGAAATTCAATAATTTATGCATAATGTTAAATTTTGAAAGGTTAGTCtttgaatttatttaattatttctgaTTCTCAAATTTCAGAATTCAGTCAGACtttaattaaattgaaaataacaTTAAACATAATTACATGGCTGCCTTGGCAACAACTCAACCTTTTTTTGAGTTACAgagttctgtttctatttcaaaggACACATTTCTGTTACACTCTGTTGTCCCAAAATACAGGGGCCAAAAATAAAGTGCAGAATAAAACTGGTATTTTTTGCTTGCCACTAAGttcattgttcattttctttatctgtatttTAGACACTGTTATAAGCATACATATTCAGAAAGTCCATGATTTCTCATTCTTTCTATGATTCCTTCATCCTCTTTCTCAATGGAGCTGATTAAAATCCGCCATTGCTGAACAGAGAACATTTCTTTGACAAAACTCAAATGTATGTCTTTCTCTAtacattttctccatttccctACTACAGCAGCTGCTAGCTTTTAAGCTTACCTGCGTTTCTCTCAAGCTCTAATAAAATTAATCTCAAACATCATTCTGAGTTTATTTCTAAAGTATTTTACTAATGAGAATAGAGCTGAATAGGGGATGGTGGGAATATCGGTAACAGATGTAGCATATCTCCATGTGCAGAAGGTATGGTAGGATAACCCAGGTGACAGTAGCCACTTCAGCTTGATGCAGTTCTAATAGCTAGCTGCAGGCAGATAATCATAAGCTACAGCACACAAAGATTTTTGGTCCATTCACTCTATGGGACTCATTCTATTCATGCTAACTTCCCTGACccctgaaagaaaacaaagtaatcaAACAAACTTGGGATACGATTGTGAGAAGACAAAATGCTAGTAAAATGTTGATGTTGACCACATACATGGATTGTTAGTTTTCATGTTATGTTTGGATAGGAAGTGATCTTCTGGTTTGTGCTGATTTGCTGTACATGGACTCTGGGAAGCAGGGCTTCACGGCAAATGTTATTGACCTGTCCCTCCTCATGTTGTCTTTCCTCCTGCAGTAGCACCACTGAGTATCTATGCTCTCTAGAGTGTTCCGGCTCCCTCTGAAAACACTGATTGCTGCCGCTacaattcccaggacccagttTCCTTGTAAAGCATTTTTTCATTTAGTAAATTTCTACTTTCCTTCAACTTAGTCTTACTTTCATCCTTTCACAGCATACTAAAGTTACCAATGTCAAAATAAAATTGGCAATTTTGTCTCTCACCAATCTTTTAGAATTGCCTTCTACTTTATGAAATCATTTGAGATGACCTGGCTGTCATATAATAACAATGTTTCAACttctatatttgttttgtttccttagaTACTGAGTTTTATTTTATCACTTAGTTTGCTCCTTAATTCCTAAGATGAAACTATCATCCTTCATGCTTTCAAAATGGCTGCAAATTGGaaggtgtttttttattttttgttgagtTGAAACTTTGAAAGGACATCTACCTCAGAGAAACACTCATTCCTCACCAGAAATCTACTTAAATTCTGAATATTTCAGGTTATACACCTATTATTTAGAATACTTTCAGAAAATACTATAGTATACAATTAATAAGAGATTTGTACTGAAGTGTATAAGTAGGTATTATTAATGTTGATTTTGGAGGTATTATTGAAGAAAATCCAAATTTAAGAAGTTATCAGTTTTTCTAAAGTTATTTCTTTAATTTGGAAACATTCAAGTTATTTTTAAGCCTCATATCTTCAGAAAAAccttttttaatggaaaatacttttttaatgTAATGATTATCTGTATATGATTGGAAGGGAactgtttaaattttttagtGCATCATACAGtaattttgaagtttcaaaaagatcagttttctcttgtgtttttatgcttttatctgcaataatagtaaaataaataaaaaatagaaaaaaatcacagatatTCAGTGTGTCTTGTCTTGGTTCTTGCAAGGTTCATAGACATGATAAGTTAAGAGAAGATCTAAATTTCCTAAAATGGTACTATTTGCATTCATACCTTGAACCATTAGTTTTTATAAAGAAAGAGTTTGCCTCATCCCTTTGTCTTTTAATGTTATTCACAGTGTTATTGAACAACTCACTTTCCATAAATTTCAAGTCTCACTGTAAATGTTTATGCAATACATTAGGCCATCAGTTCTTTGAAAGAAAGGAGAACTCTGACATTGAGTATGAGATCATCAAGTCAACCACAGAATGCTGGTTACACAGATCTTTCTCTGTTAGTGATTGAATATTTTCATGCTTTCTGGGacattgaagaaaagaagaaagagaaatatgaatataaatcTACTTCTTAAACTCTATAAAGTCATCCTTTTTCAAAGAAGGGCCAGTCACTTGCCTTACTTACAGATCAAAAACTAGAAGATTTCATATCTCACTAAATTTATCACTTGTGAATGAAGAAAAAGATGACAGGTCTACATGGCATCATACAATTAAAAGTTCTGTCAATACAGCTTTTACCTTTGAGTATTGTTCCTTATCCATTCATGAAGTCTGACAGGACATATTCAGTCATGAGTTGGCCATGAAAGAGATAACTATGAATACCATTCAGATGCATAGATGAACTCTTCTGAAACATGACATCAAGCATGTTGCTATTTAAGAAGCTAATGcatgaagaacaagaaaaactgTGTAGACTGGGACATCCCTAGAGATGTCTTTTATGGGAATACCAGCAACTCCTAATATCCTTTCTAGAAAAGAAGCAATTAAAACTGTGTCTACTCATATGTCTATGGGAAGTGCTTCTGATTGAACTTAGAGAGTTATTAATGACAGTGAAATAAGGAAGTCATTAAGTTGAGAGAAAAGCTGAATCACTGGGAGAGGTAGAAGGCATATGCATGTGGTGGAggcatatgatcaaaatacattgcatcaATACATGAAATTATCATGTAATGAATTAAACATCATGGTTAAACAGGACAGGATGGTTATTCTCACTGTTCACTTGGGCTCATATTACAGGCTATGTGTCCTTTTAAGGTGTTTCCATTGACGCATACTATCTATATTCCAGAGACCACATACATTTTTGTAATGTGTCTTGCATATGTTCTACACAATACCTACACCAATATATCTGAGGTTGTCTTATACAAGTtgtaaaaacctaaaataaatctCTAGGGCCAAAATGATCATCTTTTGATCAATGTACAGGTGGAGATGTTTTAAGTAGAGATGTAATGAAACTTTAGAGTGGGTCCCCTTTTCTGCATGAATGTTCAAGTTTTCAATTGTTCTCAATGAGTGTGAAAGAAACTCAAATCCATGTGTTTTGCATTTATAATATGCTTCAGTATTATTTGTCAGTTAAAGAATAAAATCCAGGAATTTAGAGAGATTGGcaagtgattaagaacacttattGTTCTGGCAAAGAATCAAACTTTGTTTCCCAGCACAAATGTCAGGGGGCAGACAACtgacctgtcactccagctcaaGTGGATCTGATGCCATTGGTCTCTACAGGCACCTGAAGTCATatatgaccccccccccacacacaaacaaactcttaaaatattaaaaatgtccttgaaaaataaaatgggtttgaaatataaattacaatatgatttaaaaattctGGTTGAATTAACTATGAAGATCAATTTAAAATTAAGTACTGTCATAGTATATTTAGATAAATGTTTTTCCTATGGAGTTCAAATAATACATAAGTCACAATTATTACTCTGATAGTGGCAATAAAATATATCAAGATATCATTTATTATCAAAGAGCATACAGTTGGAAGACACACAAGTGTAAGATGTGTTGGGTTAATTACTACTTCAATTTCCTTGTTCTACAATTTTCAAAAGCATTGACTTTCCTTAATCTGGCACATTCTGGCTCAGTTGCATGTATAGAATTTTCATATTTGATAGCCAGAAAAGCAAATTTCTCATAGGAAATAAATCTTCTATTAGTTCTGTTTGTGTTCATATCCCTTTGTATACAGAATTTGACTATGAGATTGGCATTCCTAGAGATGAACTCAACCAAGATTTTTTTCTGGTGTAAATGGGCTTGGCTTTCTAAGGGTACCAAGCACTAATGAATCTATATCcatcaggaaaaagacaatggaaatCCAAAATGCTATTTGgcaatattaaaacataaaatatcggCAGACTgaccaggaactaggtgagtgagctcctgcccgctcccgaccccagaccagaacaccccaccacccccatcccaccacccccgcctgagcctgccggcttgggccagacacgcccagacagggaggagccccctgccccaccaatctgctagcaccccattcttacattccgccgccgcagactgacctggaactaggtgagtgagctcctgcccgctccggaccccaggccagaacaccctaccacccccgcctgtgcctgccggcttgggccagacacgcccaggcagggaggagaccCCTGCCCCACCAATATGCTAGCACCCCATTCTTACATTCCGCCGctgcagactgacctggaactaggtgagtgagctcctgcccgctcccgaccccagaccagaacaccccaccacccccatcccaccacccccgcctgtgcctgccggcttgggccagacaagcccaggcagggaggagctccctgtgccccaaatctggtagcaccccactcttccattccgccgaacGACCGAGAAACTAGGAACTAGCGAGGAGACCACCAGGAGCGTCAAGatcatctagagttgtggacatcgaattcctagcccccacacaccactgggccacaagaggagatagagagaacccacccgCACCCACTAAAaggatatggggagaagacagaataagatttcactcaacaacacaaagaccaacatgacaccaccagaacctagggactccactccggcaagagctgaaaagcccaacacagagcatgaagatgagatggacctcaaaaattatctcagcaagttgatagagacctttaaagaggaaacaagaaaatcccttaaagaaatagaagagaaagcaaacaaaaaattaaatgaattggaggaaaagacaaaccaaaaaattcaagaaataaataaatctcttaaagaatctaaagaaagccaagaaaaaacatccaagcaagtgaaggaagctcttgaaatagttcaaaacatgaaagctgaaatacacacaataaagaaa
The DNA window shown above is from Cricetulus griseus strain 17A/GY chromosome 3, alternate assembly CriGri-PICRH-1.0, whole genome shotgun sequence and carries:
- the LOC100753369 gene encoding olfactory receptor 5B3-like; protein product: MTLMKNRTEVTHFLLLGLTDEPGLQIPLFITFLLIYTITLVGNLGMILLIVLDSRLHTPMYFFLGNLSLVDFCYSSAVTPTVMTGLLIGDKVISYNDCATQMFFFVAFATVESYLLASMAYDRYTAVCKPLYYATTMTRSVYVCLSIGSYFCGFLNASIHTGDTFSLSFCGPNIVHHFFCDLPAVMVLSCSDRHVSDLVLVYVVSFNIFFALLVIWISYILIFVTILKMKSSAGYQKAVSTCASHFTAVSIFYGTSIFMYLQPSSSHSMDTDKIASVFYTMIIPMLNPLVYSLRNKEVKGAFKKIVLEANSS